From one Paramormyrops kingsleyae isolate MSU_618 chromosome 1, PKINGS_0.4, whole genome shotgun sequence genomic stretch:
- the LOC111842376 gene encoding G-protein coupled receptor 15-like: protein MQKMENNNSMYYGNMTEYDYSTIDPLEYLEEDKSAIKITIVVFYTLVFCSGTLGNILVIYLMMVKTKQQRLVDVFITHLAVADLVFLVTLPLWIISLSLDNWPFGDFLCKFSSYVISVNMFSSIFLLTCMSVDRFMAIVMALNTRRMRTKRYAHLTVLMVWITSLLLGSHSFHSRAVDASRCEDTASPTKVVFSLMTRVASKAKRNKRRSIRIGFCILVLFVLTWLPFNILRTVLILNKSGYLEFSEEAFDYLIKSVSLATCLAFSNSCMNPLVYFWMDSYMRKKVVGLLPKRFLSISTKRNSELSTSTTYQEKDSITSKETERTRYTGSVQISVPGKDTLQEQSF from the exons ATGCAAAAAATGGAGAATAACAACTCAATGTACTATGGTAACATGACAGAATACGACTATAGCACAATAGATCCTCTTGAGTATCTGGAGGAAGACAAGAGCGCAATTAAAATCACAATAGTCGTGTTCTACACCTTGGTTTTCTGCTCCGGGACCTTGGGTAACATTTTGGTTATATACCTGATGATGGTGAAAACCAAACAACAGAGACTGGTGGACGTGTTCATCACACATCTCGCTGTAGCTGATCTGGTCTTCCTGGTCACTTTGCCGCTGTGGATCATCTCACTCTCATTGGACAACTGGCCATTTGGGGACTTTCTGTGCAAGTTCAGCTCCTATGTGATCTCAGTTAACATGTTCTCCAGCATCTTCTTGCTGACCTGCATGAGCGTGGACAGGTTCATGGCTATCGTCATGGCGCTGAACACCAGGCGGATGAGGACCAAGCGCTATGCCCACCTGACTGTCCTGATGGTCTGGATCACGTCGCTTTTGCTTGGGTCCCACAGCTTCCATTCCAGGGCTGTCGATGCATCCAGATGTGAGGACACAGCCTCCCCAACCAAGGTCGTCTTCAGCCTGATGACTCGG GTGGCCAGCAAGGCTAAGAGGAATAAGAGGCGCTCCATTAGAATTGGCTTCTGCATTTTGGTCCTCTTCGTGTTGACCTGGCTGCCCTTTAACATTCTACGCACAGTGTTGATCCTGAATAAATCTGGGTACCTGGAGTTCTCCGAAGAGGCTTTTGACTATCTGATTAAATCTGTATCCCTGGCCACTTGTCTGGCCTTCAGTAATAGCTGTATGAACCCTTTAGTTTACTTCTGGATGGACAGCTACATGCGGAAAAAGGTGGTAGGATTGCTTCCCAAAAGATTCCTAAGCATCTCCACCAAGAGGAACTCAGAGCTCAGCACCTCCACCACGTACCAAGAGAAGGACTCCATCACGTCTAAGGAAACGGAGAGGACCAGGTACACTGGGAGTGTTCAGATTTCAGTGCCAGGGAAGGACACCTTACAGGAGCAGagcttttaa